AAAGATAACCAACGTTCAAGTTCATCTTTTATTTCAGTTATATTAAATTTAGACAGTTCTAATATATGTATTGAACAATCGTCATTTAGAGAAATTTTATGTTCTTCATCAAACACTTTAAAATGAAAATGAAATCCTGCTTCATCAAATAGTTGGTCTGTTAATATCCAAATAGAAATTACAGGCTTAAGTGCTGTATATTTTAAACCTTCTGAAAGCTGGGAACTGTATATATCACTCCAATAATACAGTATTCTTGATTTTAAGCCGGCATGTATAGAAAGCTGAATATCAACTTGAAACGTTTCATTATTTTCGCTGTCTTTTGCTTTTACATCTACTACAGATAATTTATCGGAAAAAAAATCTTTATCATTATATGGGTTTAGAATTTCAACATATTTTATTTTTTTATTAGCTGGCGGTTTTATAACTGCATTTAAAAAATGAATCAAAAGATTTTTATTTTCTTCAGTACCAAGCAATTTTTTAAATACACAATCTACTGTTGGGTCTATATGATGTTTCATAAGTTGTTCCCTCTAATTTAAAG
This DNA window, taken from Desulfobacterales bacterium, encodes the following:
- a CDS encoding Rpn family recombination-promoting nuclease/putative transposase; this encodes MKHHIDPTVDCVFKKLLGTEENKNLLIHFLNAVIKPPANKKIKYVEILNPYNDKDFFSDKLSVVDVKAKDSENNETFQVDIQLSIHAGLKSRILYYWSDIYSSQLSEGLKYTALKPVISIWILTDQLFDEAGFHFHFKVFDEEHKISLNDDCSIHILELSKFNITEIKDELERWLSFFRYGKDLDDESLPNYMNTQEMRQAMQTLKLFSEKEREYHLYQSRMNYIRLQKTIEDEMEQLKQERDLAIQKEQQALQREKAILEKLKKAGINIENI